One genomic segment of [Phormidium] sp. ETS-05 includes these proteins:
- a CDS encoding adenylosuccinate synthase translates to MANVVVIGAQWGDEGKGKITDLLSKSADVVVRYQGGVNAGHTVVVNDQTFKLHLIPSGILYPDTECIIGSGTVIDPQTLIQELDQLEALQISTRNLMVSQTAHVTMPYHRLIDMAAEERRGSEKIGTTGRGIGPTYADKSERTGIRIQDLMDPERLRERLEWTINYKNAILEKLYDLPPLDAREVIADYMGYADRLRPHVVDASLKIYEAIRQRRNILFEGAQGTLLDLDHGTYPYVTSSNPVAGGACVGAGVGPTCIDRVIGVAKAYTTRVGEGPFPTEQTDEVGELLSSRGAEFGTTTGRKRRCGWFDAVIGRYAVRINGLDCLAITKLDVLDEVEEIKVCVAYEMDGKEVKEFPSSSQEFARCRPIYETKPGWKTSTSHCRNLEDLPQAALDYLKFLAELMEVPIAIVSLGADRDQTIIVEDPIHGPKRALLYPNGTPNPTE, encoded by the coding sequence TTGGCTAACGTCGTAGTAATAGGCGCCCAGTGGGGCGATGAAGGAAAAGGTAAAATTACCGACCTGCTGAGCAAGTCAGCAGATGTTGTAGTACGTTACCAAGGGGGGGTGAACGCTGGCCACACGGTAGTGGTCAACGACCAAACCTTTAAGCTGCACCTGATTCCCTCTGGCATCCTCTACCCGGATACCGAGTGCATTATTGGTTCGGGAACGGTGATTGACCCGCAAACCCTGATTCAAGAGCTAGACCAACTCGAAGCGCTCCAAATCTCCACGCGCAACTTGATGGTGTCCCAAACCGCTCACGTGACTATGCCTTACCACCGCTTGATTGATATGGCAGCGGAAGAGCGGCGGGGTAGTGAGAAAATCGGCACCACCGGACGCGGTATCGGTCCGACCTATGCGGATAAATCTGAGCGCACGGGCATCCGCATCCAGGATTTGATGGACCCGGAAAGACTGCGGGAGCGTTTGGAATGGACGATTAATTATAAAAATGCCATTCTGGAAAAGCTCTACGATTTGCCCCCCCTTGATGCTCGCGAGGTGATTGCTGACTACATGGGATACGCCGATCGTCTTCGTCCTCATGTAGTAGATGCCTCTCTCAAGATTTATGAAGCCATCCGCCAGCGGCGCAATATTCTCTTTGAAGGCGCCCAAGGCACCCTCCTCGACCTGGACCATGGCACCTATCCCTATGTAACTTCATCTAACCCGGTAGCGGGCGGTGCTTGTGTGGGGGCGGGTGTGGGTCCAACTTGCATCGATCGGGTGATTGGCGTCGCCAAAGCCTACACCACCCGCGTCGGTGAAGGTCCATTTCCCACAGAACAAACCGACGAAGTAGGAGAGTTGCTCAGCTCCCGGGGCGCCGAATTCGGCACCACCACGGGCCGCAAACGCCGCTGCGGTTGGTTTGATGCCGTTATCGGTCGCTACGCCGTCCGCATCAACGGACTCGACTGCCTCGCCATCACTAAACTCGATGTCCTCGACGAGGTGGAAGAAATCAAAGTCTGTGTCGCCTACGAGATGGATGGCAAGGAAGTGAAAGAATTCCCCAGCAGCTCTCAGGAGTTTGCTCGTTGTCGTCCCATTTATGAAACCAAACCGGGCTGGAAAACTTCCACCTCCCATTGCCGCAACCTGGAGGACCTGCCTCAAGCGGCTTTGGATTACCTGAAGTTTTTGGCGGAATTGATGGAAGTGCCGATCGCCATTGTCTCCCTCGGAGCCGATCGCGACCAAACCATCATCGTTGAAGACCCCATCCACGGTCCCAAGCGCGCCCTCCTCTACCCCAACGGCACCCCTAACCCCACGGAATAA